A genome region from Hevea brasiliensis isolate MT/VB/25A 57/8 chromosome 9, ASM3005281v1, whole genome shotgun sequence includes the following:
- the LOC110659523 gene encoding mini zinc finger protein 2-like isoform X2 encodes MPFQGFKEKRRGYRRIATRKMRKRQVVVRREEPSSRRSSSSSFTVRSVRYGECQKNHAADVGGYAVDGCREFMASGEEGTDAALTCAACGCHRNFHRRELETECYS; translated from the exons ATGCCCTTTCAAGGAttcaaagaaaaaagaagagggTATAGAAGAATAGCGACTCGCAAAATGAGGAAGCGGCAAGTGGTGGTAAGAAGAGAAGAACCATCTTCTAGAcggtcttcttcttcatctttcaccGTTAGGAGTGTTAGATATGGAGAGTGCCAAAAGAATCATGCTGCTGATGTTGGAGGTTATGCTGTTGATGGGTGCAGAGAGTTCATGGCTAGTGGAGAGGAAGGCACAGATGCTGCACTAACTTGTGCTGCTTGTGGCTGCCACAGGAACTTCCACAGAAGAGAACTGGAGACTGAG TGCTATAGTTGA
- the LOC110659523 gene encoding mini zinc finger protein 2-like isoform X1: MPFQGFKEKRRGYRRIATRKMRKRQVVVRREEPSSRRSSSSSFTVRSVRYGECQKNHAADVGGYAVDGCREFMASGEEGTDAALTCAACGCHRNFHRRELETEFLGLMEFTKPPLYIYV; the protein is encoded by the exons ATGCCCTTTCAAGGAttcaaagaaaaaagaagagggTATAGAAGAATAGCGACTCGCAAAATGAGGAAGCGGCAAGTGGTGGTAAGAAGAGAAGAACCATCTTCTAGAcggtcttcttcttcatctttcaccGTTAGGAGTGTTAGATATGGAGAGTGCCAAAAGAATCATGCTGCTGATGTTGGAGGTTATGCTGTTGATGGGTGCAGAGAGTTCATGGCTAGTGGAGAGGAAGGCACAGATGCTGCACTAACTTGTGCTGCTTGTGGCTGCCACAGGAACTTCCACAGAAGAGAACTGGAGACTGAG TTTCTAGGGTTGATGGAATTCACAAAACCTCCTCTGTATATTTACGTGTGA